In the genome of Enterococcus hirae ATCC 9790, one region contains:
- a CDS encoding CD1375 family protein, giving the protein MENIYADLIKKGKKTIDDVPKTLKKKVQAILDKKEDEKVKEILTE; this is encoded by the coding sequence ATGGAAAACATCTATGCAGACCTAATCAAAAAAGGAAAGAAAACGATTGATGACGTACCTAAAACATTAAAAAAGAAAGTTCAAGCAATTTTGGATAAAAAAGAAGATGAAAAAGTGAAAGAAATTCTCACTGAATAG